In the Aneurinibacillus soli genome, one interval contains:
- a CDS encoding M20/M25/M40 family metallo-hydrolase: protein MKARSVASELGFQLEEASVGGGSDGNFTAALGIPTLDGLGAEGKGLHAEHEHILIDSLPKRAALFANLLLRL, encoded by the coding sequence CTGAAAGCTCGTTCCGTCGCTTCTGAACTTGGTTTCCAATTAGAAGAAGCTTCTGTTGGCGGGGGAAGCGACGGAAATTTCACCGCTGCACTGGGCATCCCTACGTTAGATGGGCTTGGTGCTGAAGGCAAAGGACTTCATGCGGAACATGAGCACATCCTTATTGATTCCCTGCCAAAACGGGCAGCGTTATTTGCAAATTTATTATTGAGACTATAA
- a CDS encoding helix-turn-helix transcriptional regulator gives MKNRIKELRLKLGITQQELADKVCVSSRTIISLEKQQYNPSVLLAYRISSVFNLSIEEVFIFEQDD, from the coding sequence ATGAAAAATAGAATAAAAGAGCTACGTTTAAAACTTGGTATCACACAACAAGAACTAGCTGATAAAGTATGTGTATCTTCAAGAACCATTATTTCTTTAGAAAAACAGCAGTATAATCCATCTGTTTTACTCGCATATAGAATATCTTCAGTTTTTAACTTATCAATTGAAGAGGTTTTTATATTTGAGCAAGATGATTAA
- a CDS encoding DUF2178 domain-containing protein, translating into MKNRLTELYLVSLAILTMGIFESTTEGFYSGVIKLSVGAIFLVFAITSHVKYNINRKQLERELSKEYDERDDVIEGKAAHVTLKILMIAIFLMMFLSKWIAIPTNTALFIMLLFSSMISVLAKKYYNHVL; encoded by the coding sequence TTGAAAAATAGATTGACAGAGCTTTATTTAGTCTCATTAGCCATTCTTACAATGGGGATTTTTGAAAGTACTACAGAGGGATTTTATTCTGGTGTCATAAAGTTATCCGTAGGAGCAATATTTTTAGTTTTCGCGATAACTTCCCATGTTAAATACAATATCAATCGCAAGCAGTTAGAAAGAGAGCTGTCAAAAGAGTATGATGAAAGAGATGACGTAATAGAAGGAAAAGCTGCGCACGTTACCTTGAAAATTTTAATGATCGCGATTTTCCTTATGATGTTTCTTTCAAAGTGGATTGCAATTCCAACAAACACTGCTTTATTTATCATGCTACTATTTTCCTCAATGATCAGCGTATTAGCTAAGAAATACTATAATCACGTTCTTTAA